A genomic region of Palaemon carinicauda isolate YSFRI2023 chromosome 11, ASM3689809v2, whole genome shotgun sequence contains the following coding sequences:
- the LOC137649524 gene encoding uncharacterized protein — protein sequence MLNANRNLVGSVSNAHQVPPTGVRVTGEGRNGAGVIIGNNWKEKVVEEGCQELSRQQFEASNRTVKEEEKLIIGPDMNGRMGKRSDGYEVIPGGHGFGIRNEDVKYVLEMTQSFELAYMNPWFQMLDKHLITYESGGVES from the exons ATGCTTAATGCTAATAGAAATTTAGTTGGGTCTGTAAGCAACGCGCATCAGGTTCCCCCTACTGGCGTG CGGGTCACGGGAGAGGGAAGAAATGGTGCTGGGGTCATAATTGGTAATAACTGGAAAGAAAAAGTGGTGGAG GAGGGTTGTCAGGAATTATCTAGACAACAGTTTGAGGCTTCTAATAGAAcagtgaaagaggaagagaagctaatcataggaccAGACATGAATGGCAGAATGGGGAAGAGAAGCGATGGATATGAAGTGATTCCtggaggccatgggtttggaattagaaatgaggatGTGAAGTATGTATTAGAGATgactcagagttttgaattggcataTATGAACCCCTGGTTTCAGATGCTggataagcatctgataacctatgaaagtggaggagtggaaagctAG